A single genomic interval of Amycolatopsis albispora harbors:
- the rnc gene encoding ribonuclease III: MGGKSPTGPASDPTPLLEALGVTLDAELLRLSLTHRSYAYENGGLLPNERLEFLGDAVLGLVVTDHLYNEHPDLPEGQLAKLRASVVNMHALAGVARGLGEGGLGAHLLLGKGEELTGGRDKASILADGLEAVIGATYLAHGIETARKLVHHLFDNLLAEVPLRGAGLDWKTSLQEQTASAGLGVPEYQVEDTGPDHRKEFSAKVIVAGRTLGHGVGTTKKEAEQKAAEAAWRTLNDELTQQGDAGTA; encoded by the coding sequence ATGGGGGGAAAGTCGCCCACCGGTCCGGCCAGCGATCCGACGCCCTTACTCGAGGCGCTCGGCGTCACCCTCGACGCCGAGCTCCTCCGGCTCTCCCTTACCCACCGGTCCTACGCCTACGAGAACGGCGGGCTGCTGCCGAACGAGCGGCTCGAGTTCCTCGGCGACGCGGTGCTCGGCCTGGTCGTCACCGACCACCTCTACAACGAGCACCCGGACCTGCCGGAGGGCCAGCTGGCGAAGCTGCGCGCGAGCGTGGTGAACATGCACGCGCTGGCCGGGGTCGCCCGCGGCCTCGGTGAAGGCGGCCTCGGCGCGCACCTGCTGCTCGGCAAGGGCGAGGAGCTGACCGGCGGCCGGGACAAGGCGAGCATTCTCGCCGACGGTCTCGAAGCCGTCATCGGCGCCACCTATCTCGCGCACGGCATCGAGACCGCGCGCAAGCTGGTGCACCACCTGTTCGACAACCTGCTCGCCGAGGTGCCGCTGCGCGGTGCCGGACTGGACTGGAAGACCAGCCTCCAGGAGCAGACCGCGTCGGCTGGGCTCGGCGTGCCCGAGTACCAGGTCGAGGACACCGGTCCCGACCACCGCAAGGAGTTCAGCGCCAAGGTGATCGTTGCCGGGCGCACCCTGGGCCACGGAGTCGGCACCACCAAGAAGGAAGCCGAGCAGAAGGCCGCCGAGGCGGCGTGGCGCACCCTCAACGACGAACTCACCCAGCAGGGCGATGCCGGAACTGCCTGA
- a CDS encoding ribonuclease domain-containing protein translates to MINQKSRVAGVLLAILVALFGGATAVSAAPVAPAAPVTVQAECGDTSGFEQAPLDSLPAEAGETYDLIQQGGPYPYPQDDTVFQNRERLLPLCDSGYYREYTVETPGSPDRGARRIVKGEGDEYFYTADHYESFVLITV, encoded by the coding sequence ATGATTAACCAAAAGTCGCGTGTAGCAGGCGTTCTGCTGGCAATCCTGGTCGCCCTCTTCGGCGGCGCCACGGCGGTCTCGGCGGCTCCGGTGGCACCGGCCGCTCCGGTGACGGTGCAGGCCGAGTGCGGGGACACCTCCGGCTTCGAGCAGGCTCCGCTGGACTCCCTGCCCGCCGAGGCCGGTGAGACCTACGACCTGATCCAGCAGGGCGGCCCCTACCCGTACCCGCAGGACGACACCGTCTTCCAGAACCGCGAGCGGCTGCTCCCGCTGTGCGACTCCGGCTATTACCGCGAGTACACGGTGGAAACGCCGGGCAGCCCGGACCGCGGTGCGCGCCGCATCGTCAAGGGCGAGGGCGACGAGTACTTCTACACCGCGGACCACTACGAGAGCTTCGTGCTGATCACCGTCTGA
- a CDS encoding PadR family transcriptional regulator: MEISQLLKGVLDLAVLAVLRGHDGYGYDVLRRLRQAGLEEVGDASVYGTLRRLYKAGLLTSYVVPSEEGPHRKYYSLNESGRQRLAESGRTWTTFAKTMDSLLGEAA, from the coding sequence GTGGAGATCAGTCAGTTACTCAAAGGGGTGCTCGATCTCGCGGTGCTCGCGGTGCTCCGCGGGCACGACGGTTACGGCTACGACGTCCTCCGCCGGTTGAGACAGGCCGGGCTGGAAGAGGTCGGCGACGCGTCGGTGTACGGCACGCTGCGGCGGCTGTACAAGGCGGGCCTGCTGACGTCGTATGTCGTGCCCAGCGAAGAAGGACCGCACCGCAAGTACTACAGCTTGAACGAGTCGGGGCGCCAGCGGCTGGCGGAGTCGGGCAGAACCTGGACCACCTTCGCCAAGACGATGGACAGCCTGTTGGGAGAGGCAGCATGA
- a CDS encoding DivIVA domain-containing protein, whose translation MYRVFEALDELVTIVEEARGVPMTASCVVPRGDVLELLDDVRDALPGEVDDAQDVLDKRDELINKARHEAETTVTGANAEAERTIADATAEAERLLADARARAEQMVADAHAEADRTVAAGQAEYQNLTERSRAESERMIQAGRDAYDRAIDEGRAEQARLVAQTEVVQAAHAEAARIVDEAHGEADRQRADCDAYVDGKLAEFSELLATTLRTVDSGRNHLRAPTGLGRNTVYDYQA comes from the coding sequence GTGTACCGGGTGTTCGAGGCCCTAGACGAACTGGTCACCATCGTGGAAGAAGCACGCGGCGTGCCGATGACGGCCAGTTGCGTGGTCCCGCGCGGTGATGTCCTCGAACTGCTCGACGACGTCCGCGACGCGCTGCCCGGCGAGGTCGACGACGCGCAGGACGTGCTGGACAAGCGGGACGAGCTGATCAACAAGGCCCGCCACGAGGCGGAGACCACGGTCACCGGCGCGAACGCCGAGGCCGAGCGGACCATCGCCGACGCCACCGCCGAGGCCGAGCGGCTGCTCGCCGACGCCCGCGCCCGCGCCGAGCAGATGGTCGCCGACGCACACGCCGAAGCCGATCGCACGGTGGCCGCGGGCCAGGCCGAGTACCAGAACCTCACCGAGCGCTCCCGCGCCGAGTCCGAGCGGATGATCCAGGCCGGCCGCGACGCCTACGACCGCGCGATCGACGAGGGCCGGGCCGAGCAGGCGCGGCTGGTCGCGCAGACCGAGGTGGTGCAGGCCGCGCACGCCGAGGCCGCGCGCATCGTCGACGAGGCACACGGCGAGGCCGACCGCCAGCGCGCCGACTGCGACGCCTACGTCGACGGCAAGCTCGCCGAGTTCTCCGAGCTGCTGGCGACCACGCTGCGCACGGTCGACTCCGGGCGCAACCACCTGCGTGCTCCGACCGGTCTCGGGCGCAACACCGTGTACGACTACCAGGCGTGA
- the coaD gene encoding pantetheine-phosphate adenylyltransferase — protein sequence MRRAVCPGSYDPVTLGHIDVFERAAKLFDEVVVTVMVNPKKHGLFSIDERMDLITAAVTGIPNVRVDSWQGLLVDYCRDNDIVAITKGLRAVSDFDYELQMAQMNHRLTGVETLFMPTNPEYSFLSSSLVKEVATYGGDVSHLLPDVVHTKLIERLAENR from the coding sequence ATGCGGCGCGCGGTCTGTCCCGGCTCCTACGATCCGGTCACCCTTGGGCACATCGACGTCTTCGAGCGGGCGGCCAAGCTGTTCGACGAGGTCGTGGTCACGGTCATGGTGAACCCGAAGAAGCACGGCCTGTTCTCCATCGACGAGCGGATGGACCTGATCACCGCCGCGGTCACCGGCATTCCCAACGTGCGGGTGGACTCGTGGCAGGGGCTGCTGGTGGACTACTGCCGGGACAACGACATCGTGGCCATCACCAAGGGCCTGCGCGCGGTCAGCGACTTCGACTACGAGCTGCAGATGGCGCAGATGAACCACCGGCTGACCGGGGTGGAGACGCTGTTCATGCCGACGAACCCGGAGTACAGCTTCCTGTCCAGCTCGCTGGTCAAGGAGGTGGCCACCTACGGCGGTGACGTCTCGCACCTGCTGCCGGACGTGGTGCACACCAAGCTGATCGAGCGGCTCGCGGAGAACCGCTAG
- a CDS encoding DUF899 family protein codes for MHSRDITYATFCQGPYEESVRYRDFMGWDMPWYSVRDCAGELLAGRPFFLLACYLRDGDRVFETYWTTIRGFEAFSPSHGLMDMTVYGRQETWEDSPTGWPQRWNARDPGVWRTDGRPTA; via the coding sequence CTGCATTCGCGCGACATCACCTATGCCACCTTCTGCCAGGGTCCCTACGAGGAAAGCGTTCGCTACCGCGATTTCATGGGCTGGGACATGCCCTGGTATTCGGTGCGGGACTGCGCCGGCGAGCTGCTGGCCGGCCGCCCGTTCTTCCTGCTCGCCTGCTATCTCCGCGACGGCGACCGCGTGTTCGAGACCTACTGGACGACCATCCGCGGATTCGAGGCCTTCTCGCCGAGCCACGGGCTGATGGACATGACCGTCTACGGACGGCAGGAGACCTGGGAAGACTCACCCACCGGCTGGCCCCAGCGGTGGAACGCCCGCGACCCCGGCGTGTGGCGCACCGATGGGCGGCCGACGGCCTAG
- a CDS encoding general stress protein yields MTTAFSQTAFTRGQATPQLPTMPSGWPIGSYDSYEGAQRAVDHLADSKFPVEDVTIVGVEPMLVERVAGRLSWGRVLTSGALSGAWFGLFVGLLLSMFTAGAGFAPILIGLLSGVGFGMVFAAISYGATRGKRDFVSSSQLVARRYDVLSQPRNAEKGRELLAQLELHRPAF; encoded by the coding sequence ATGACCACAGCTTTCTCGCAGACCGCGTTCACCAGGGGCCAGGCCACCCCGCAGCTGCCGACCATGCCCAGCGGCTGGCCCATCGGCTCCTACGACTCGTACGAGGGCGCCCAGCGCGCCGTCGACCACCTCGCCGACAGCAAGTTCCCGGTGGAGGACGTGACCATCGTCGGGGTCGAGCCGATGTTGGTCGAGCGCGTCGCCGGGCGGCTGAGCTGGGGGCGGGTGCTGACCAGCGGGGCGCTGTCCGGCGCCTGGTTCGGGCTTTTTGTCGGCCTGCTGCTGAGCATGTTCACCGCGGGCGCCGGGTTCGCGCCGATCCTGATCGGTCTGCTCTCCGGTGTCGGCTTCGGCATGGTGTTCGCGGCGATCAGCTACGGCGCCACGCGCGGCAAGCGCGACTTCGTCTCGAGCAGCCAGCTGGTGGCCCGCCGCTACGACGTGCTGTCCCAGCCGCGCAACGCGGAGAAGGGCCGCGAGCTGCTCGCCCAGCTCGAACTCCACCGACCGGCGTTCTGA
- the rpmF gene encoding 50S ribosomal protein L32, which produces MAVPKRKMSRSNTRSRRAQWKAAPVQLVPCSNRACKAPKPQHIACPTCGQYDGRQVVEPA; this is translated from the coding sequence GTGGCCGTCCCCAAGCGGAAGATGTCGCGTTCCAACACCCGCTCGCGCCGCGCCCAGTGGAAGGCCGCCCCGGTGCAGCTGGTGCCCTGCTCCAACCGTGCCTGCAAGGCGCCCAAGCCGCAGCACATCGCCTGCCCGACCTGCGGCCAGTACGACGGTCGTCAGGTCGTCGAGCCCGCCTGA
- a CDS encoding YceD family protein — MSEDKSAPHVDARSPWVLDTRELGRRAGLSRPVQRDVEVTKPLGVPDVIVVPEGAKVELDLLLESVVEGVLVTGGAVAPVSGHCARCLDPITDEVEVELTELYAYPDSTTEETTDEDEVMRLVDDRIDLEPVVRDAVVLALPLAPLCTEDCAGLCSECGVKWADLEPGHGHETIDPRWAALVERFDENPASGPDKQA, encoded by the coding sequence ATGTCTGAAGACAAGAGCGCGCCGCACGTCGACGCGCGCAGTCCCTGGGTGCTCGACACCCGCGAACTCGGCCGCCGGGCGGGCCTGAGCCGCCCCGTGCAGCGCGACGTCGAGGTCACCAAGCCGCTCGGCGTGCCCGACGTGATCGTCGTGCCCGAAGGCGCCAAGGTGGAGCTCGACCTGCTGCTGGAGTCCGTGGTCGAGGGCGTGCTGGTCACCGGCGGGGCGGTGGCCCCGGTGTCCGGGCACTGCGCGCGCTGCCTCGACCCGATCACCGACGAGGTCGAGGTCGAGCTGACCGAGCTGTACGCCTACCCGGACTCGACCACCGAGGAGACCACCGACGAAGACGAGGTCATGCGCCTGGTGGACGACCGGATCGATCTCGAGCCGGTGGTCCGCGACGCGGTGGTGCTCGCGCTGCCGCTGGCCCCGCTGTGCACCGAAGACTGCGCTGGTCTGTGCAGCGAGTGCGGGGTGAAGTGGGCCGATCTCGAGCCCGGACACGGGCATGAGACCATAGACCCTCGGTGGGCCGCGCTGGTCGAGCGTTTCGACGAGAATCCGGCGTCCGGCCCGGACAAGCAAGCCTGA
- a CDS encoding ROK family protein: MGEPPGGETPNSELVASYGKLLRLVRSGQAQTRPALSEWTGLGRTAVTQRITTLLNAGLLEEGELNPSTGGRQARTLRFRKDAGRILTAELGATSFIAGITDLAGTVLAVAHCDCDIAAGPEIVLDEVESTLDKLWAEHGSEELAIWGVGLGLPGPVEFATGRPSEPPIMPGWNNYPVRDRLGAKYRAPVWVDNEVNLLCLGELRDPAARGHEHGGDLLYVKIGTGIGAGISNGGSLHRGAQGCAGDIGHAAVADEGPAGEVVCRCGKTGCLEALAGGSALARDGEELARTGQSEALARVLAEHGRVTAADVTAAARSGDHQAVRLLVAAGKRIGSMLATMVNFYNPSTILLGGKIAGAGDLFLATIRETIYRRSLPLSTRELRIDKARLGEEGGLIGAAHMVLDELFAPEFFARWLPDGSPAGRPELLAAV; the protein is encoded by the coding sequence ATGGGAGAGCCGCCCGGAGGCGAAACGCCGAACTCCGAGCTGGTCGCGAGCTACGGCAAGCTGCTGCGGCTGGTCCGCAGCGGGCAGGCGCAGACCCGGCCGGCCCTGTCCGAGTGGACCGGGCTGGGCCGGACCGCGGTCACCCAGCGGATCACCACGCTGCTCAACGCCGGGCTGCTGGAGGAGGGGGAGCTGAACCCCTCCACCGGCGGCCGCCAGGCGCGGACGCTGCGGTTCCGCAAGGACGCCGGGCGGATCCTGACCGCGGAGCTGGGGGCCACCAGCTTCATCGCGGGCATCACCGACCTGGCCGGGACGGTGCTCGCCGTCGCGCACTGCGACTGCGACATCGCGGCGGGCCCGGAGATCGTGCTCGACGAGGTCGAATCCACGCTCGACAAGCTGTGGGCCGAGCACGGGTCCGAGGAACTGGCCATCTGGGGCGTCGGCCTCGGCCTGCCGGGCCCGGTCGAATTCGCCACCGGGCGGCCGTCCGAACCGCCGATCATGCCCGGCTGGAACAACTACCCGGTGCGCGACCGGCTCGGCGCGAAGTACCGGGCGCCGGTGTGGGTGGACAACGAGGTGAACCTGCTCTGCCTCGGCGAGCTGCGGGACCCGGCCGCGCGCGGGCACGAGCACGGCGGCGACCTGCTCTACGTCAAGATCGGCACCGGGATCGGCGCGGGCATCAGCAACGGCGGGTCCCTGCACCGCGGCGCGCAGGGTTGCGCCGGCGACATCGGCCACGCCGCGGTCGCGGACGAGGGCCCGGCGGGCGAAGTTGTCTGCCGCTGCGGGAAAACCGGGTGCCTGGAGGCCCTCGCGGGCGGCTCGGCACTGGCCCGCGACGGCGAGGAACTCGCGCGCACCGGGCAGAGCGAGGCGCTGGCGCGGGTGCTGGCCGAGCACGGCCGGGTCACCGCCGCCGACGTCACCGCCGCCGCGCGTTCCGGTGATCACCAGGCGGTGCGCCTGCTGGTCGCGGCGGGCAAGCGGATCGGATCGATGCTGGCCACCATGGTGAACTTCTACAACCCGTCCACCATCCTGCTCGGCGGCAAGATCGCCGGCGCCGGTGATCTGTTTCTGGCCACCATCAGGGAAACCATTTACCGCCGGTCGCTCCCACTGTCCACAAGGGAGCTTCGAATCGACAAGGCACGGCTCGGTGAAGAGGGTGGCCTGATCGGGGCGGCGCACATGGTGCTGGACGAGCTGTTCGCCCCGGAGTTCTTCGCCCGCTGGCTCCCGGACGGCTCACCGGCGGGTCGCCCGGAACTGCTCGCCGCCGTCTGA
- the rsmD gene encoding 16S rRNA (guanine(966)-N(2))-methyltransferase RsmD, whose protein sequence is MTRIVAGTAGGRKLKVPPKGTRPTSERVREALFNALEVAGELDGARVLDLYAGTGALGLEALSRGAREAVFVEADKRAADVLRGNVTALALGGGVRHGKAETVLAAGTDAPFDLVLADPPYDLGAAQLAAVLGALVTGGWLVPGGLVIVERALRDGEPSWPDGLEPLRTKRYGDTALHWAEFAAS, encoded by the coding sequence GTGACCAGGATCGTGGCGGGGACCGCCGGTGGCCGGAAGCTGAAGGTGCCGCCGAAGGGCACCCGGCCGACCTCCGAGCGGGTCCGCGAGGCCTTGTTCAACGCCCTGGAAGTGGCTGGTGAGCTGGACGGCGCCCGGGTGCTCGACCTCTACGCGGGCACCGGCGCGCTCGGCCTCGAGGCGCTTTCCCGCGGTGCGCGCGAGGCGGTTTTTGTCGAGGCCGACAAGCGGGCGGCCGACGTGCTGCGCGGAAATGTGACCGCACTCGCACTCGGTGGCGGGGTGCGGCACGGCAAGGCGGAGACGGTGCTCGCCGCCGGCACCGACGCGCCGTTCGACCTGGTGCTCGCCGATCCGCCGTACGACCTCGGCGCGGCGCAGCTGGCGGCGGTGCTGGGCGCGCTGGTCACCGGCGGCTGGCTGGTGCCGGGCGGGCTGGTGATCGTCGAGCGGGCGCTGCGCGACGGCGAACCGTCCTGGCCGGACGGCCTGGAGCCGTTGCGCACCAAGCGGTACGGCGACACGGCACTGCACTGGGCCGAATTCGCCGCGAGTTGA
- a CDS encoding DUF1700 domain-containing protein has product MSTQTPAVVRDYLARVRTALADLPPAEVDEILEDVRPHLLEIGTELGEEGTLAAMTERLGSPESYAAELRAAGDYPAPEQAGSKGDSDLGARLAVWSMAAMVVILLPFGLFTASSLSAEALLLLVPAGAVLVAGGWYLARHGDGAINRLPELKPLRTLAGRESKALSYLKSLRPAWWLLCAAVLVVFGLLLLVDEGREGMLALAVLAVIAAVIVWVGPKSVTDRKWLWLSLPVSALVLGVSLGLVAEGVYKVADGRYGGYGYGGYQMSNTVDGLPALSYGNSQVENIYAFDAQGKPLTEVYLFDQEGKPLTLPRYGCEADTGARQRKGADNQFPRPEIDQYGYDDRGNYNGYNAYQAGCREVPGVPFTAAIPKVPAPAPAPVPPSAPGTPAPAVPSAPATAPTPTG; this is encoded by the coding sequence ATGAGCACCCAGACTCCCGCCGTCGTGCGGGACTACCTGGCGAGGGTCCGGACCGCACTGGCCGACCTCCCGCCAGCCGAAGTGGACGAAATACTGGAGGACGTCCGCCCGCACCTGCTCGAGATCGGCACCGAGCTGGGCGAGGAGGGCACCCTCGCGGCGATGACCGAGCGGCTCGGTTCGCCGGAGAGCTACGCCGCGGAACTGCGTGCCGCGGGGGACTACCCGGCGCCGGAGCAGGCGGGCAGCAAGGGTGATTCCGACCTGGGGGCGCGGTTGGCGGTGTGGAGCATGGCCGCGATGGTGGTCATCCTGCTGCCGTTCGGCCTGTTCACCGCGTCGAGCCTGTCCGCGGAAGCGTTGCTGCTGCTGGTTCCGGCGGGCGCGGTGCTGGTCGCGGGCGGCTGGTACCTGGCGCGTCACGGGGACGGCGCGATCAACCGGCTGCCGGAGCTGAAGCCGTTGCGCACCTTGGCGGGGCGCGAGTCGAAGGCGTTGTCGTACCTGAAGTCGCTGCGCCCGGCGTGGTGGCTGCTGTGCGCGGCGGTGCTGGTGGTGTTCGGCCTGCTGCTGCTGGTGGACGAGGGCCGCGAGGGCATGCTGGCGCTGGCGGTGCTGGCCGTGATCGCCGCGGTGATCGTCTGGGTCGGGCCGAAGTCGGTGACCGACCGGAAGTGGCTGTGGCTGAGCCTGCCGGTTTCGGCACTGGTGCTCGGGGTTTCGCTGGGGCTGGTCGCCGAAGGCGTCTACAAGGTGGCGGACGGCCGATACGGGGGATACGGCTACGGCGGCTACCAGATGTCGAACACGGTGGACGGGCTGCCGGCGCTGAGCTACGGGAACTCGCAGGTGGAGAACATCTACGCGTTCGACGCCCAGGGCAAGCCGCTGACCGAGGTCTACCTGTTCGACCAGGAGGGCAAGCCGCTGACGCTGCCGAGGTACGGCTGTGAGGCCGACACCGGTGCGCGCCAGCGCAAGGGGGCGGACAACCAGTTCCCACGGCCGGAGATCGACCAGTACGGCTACGACGACCGGGGCAACTACAACGGGTACAACGCCTATCAGGCGGGGTGCCGCGAGGTGCCGGGTGTGCCGTTCACCGCGGCGATCCCGAAGGTGCCCGCGCCCGCGCCTGCGCCGGTTCCGCCGTCGGCGCCGGGGACTCCCGCGCCTGCTGTCCCGTCCGCACCGGCCACCGCACCGACGCCGACCGGCTGA
- the mutM gene encoding bifunctional DNA-formamidopyrimidine glycosylase/DNA-(apurinic or apyrimidinic site) lyase, with the protein MPELPEVEVVRAGLEKHVSGRTIAEVSVLHPRAIRRHVAGEADFSGRLAGERVLAARRRGKYLWLELSGQDAVLAHLGMSGQMLMQPEDAPDEKHLRIRVRFDDDGPELRFVDQRTFGGLALSELVEADGTLLPSTIAHIARDPMDPAFDPVAAVKALRSRRTEVKRALLDQTLVSGVGNIYADEALWRSRLHWARPTDKLTTKQGAALLQAATDVMGEALLAGGTSFDALYVNVNGQSGYFERSLDAYGQEGRACRRCGTPIRRDPFMNRSSFSCPRCQPKPRLTRA; encoded by the coding sequence ATGCCGGAACTGCCTGAGGTCGAGGTCGTCCGGGCGGGCCTCGAGAAGCACGTTTCCGGGCGCACCATCGCCGAGGTGAGCGTGCTGCACCCGCGGGCGATCCGGCGGCACGTGGCGGGTGAGGCGGACTTCTCCGGCAGGCTCGCGGGGGAGCGGGTGCTCGCGGCTCGCCGTCGTGGCAAGTACCTCTGGCTGGAGCTGTCCGGGCAGGACGCCGTGCTGGCGCACCTCGGCATGAGCGGCCAGATGCTGATGCAGCCTGAGGACGCGCCGGACGAGAAGCACCTGCGGATCCGCGTGCGGTTCGACGACGACGGGCCGGAACTGCGGTTCGTCGACCAGCGCACGTTCGGCGGGCTGGCGCTGTCCGAACTGGTCGAAGCCGACGGCACGCTGCTGCCGAGCACCATCGCGCACATCGCGCGTGACCCGATGGACCCGGCGTTCGACCCGGTGGCCGCGGTCAAGGCGCTGCGCTCGCGGCGCACCGAGGTCAAGCGCGCGCTGCTGGACCAGACGCTGGTCTCCGGTGTCGGCAACATCTACGCCGACGAGGCGCTGTGGCGCTCACGCCTGCACTGGGCGCGGCCAACGGACAAGCTCACCACCAAGCAGGGCGCGGCCCTGCTCCAGGCCGCCACCGACGTGATGGGTGAAGCCCTGCTGGCCGGCGGCACCTCGTTCGACGCGCTGTACGTCAACGTCAACGGCCAGTCCGGCTACTTCGAGCGCTCGCTGGACGCCTACGGGCAGGAGGGCCGGGCCTGCCGCCGCTGCGGCACCCCGATCCGGCGGGACCCGTTCATGAACCGCTCGTCGTTCTCCTGCCCGCGCTGCCAGCCCAAGCCGCGGTTGACCAGGGCCTGA
- a CDS encoding DUF899 domain-containing protein, translating to MVEVDPAITLTGPRGPVTLLETFEGRRAV from the coding sequence ATGGTCGAGGTCGACCCCGCGATCACGCTGACCGGCCCGCGGGGTCCGGTCACCCTGCTCGAGACCTTCGAGGGCCGCCGAGCAGTGTGA
- a CDS encoding winged helix-turn-helix transcriptional regulator — MTAVLGRTYDTQVCSAARALEAVGERWSLLIVRDVLFAGATRFADFQRLGIATNVLAKRLDSLVDSGILERRPNPENPDRGTYAATRKGLDLAPVIIALTQWGDRWAAPDGPPIRYRHTGCAGTITEQTTCVNCGQLTDLAQIHVVPGPGMPR, encoded by the coding sequence GTGACCGCTGTGCTGGGCAGGACCTACGACACGCAGGTGTGCTCCGCCGCCAGGGCGCTCGAAGCGGTCGGCGAGCGGTGGAGCCTGCTGATCGTGCGCGACGTGCTCTTCGCCGGTGCGACCCGCTTCGCCGACTTCCAGCGGCTGGGCATCGCGACCAACGTCCTGGCCAAACGCCTCGACAGCCTCGTCGACTCGGGGATCCTCGAACGGCGCCCCAACCCGGAAAATCCCGATCGCGGCACCTACGCGGCGACCCGGAAAGGGCTGGATCTGGCACCCGTGATCATTGCCCTCACCCAATGGGGAGATCGCTGGGCGGCGCCCGACGGCCCGCCCATCCGGTACCGGCACACCGGCTGCGCCGGAACGATCACCGAGCAGACCACCTGCGTGAACTGCGGTCAGCTCACCGACCTGGCGCAGATCCACGTCGTGCCCGGGCCGGGAATGCCCCGGTGA